One window of Carassius auratus strain Wakin chromosome 17, ASM336829v1, whole genome shotgun sequence genomic DNA carries:
- the bnip4 gene encoding BCL2 interacting protein 4 has product MSAQKLITQEESLHDSWVELHFDSCSEHSEGTPALSDITDLEKMLLEAQRESSSSSRTSSHCSSPRHVQTPPLISSAPFNSYAIAEGEVVAESKQEAEAVARICDWSSRPENVPPAAFMIKRPKRNRICCKNTDKNDKHINTNLLKLLLPSLVLTHILMLGLGICIGRRLSTQCSVI; this is encoded by the exons ATGTCAGCGCAAAAACTTATAACTCAGGAAGAAAGTCTGCATG ACTCATGGGTAGAGCTCCACTTTGATTCATGCAGTGAACATAGTGAGGGCACACCAGCCCTGTCTGATATCACAGACCTGGAAAAAATGCTTCTGGAAGCACAACGAGAATCAAGCAGTAGTTCACGGACAAGTTCTCACTGTAGCAG tCCTAGACATGTCCAGACACCTCCACTCATCAGTTCAGCACCCTTCAACTCATATGCCATtgcagag GGGGAAGTTGTAGCAGAAAGCAAACAGGAAGCTGAGGCAGTCGCAAGGATTTGTGACTGGTCCAGCCGACCAGAGAATGTACCACCAGCAGCATTTATGAttaaacggccaaaacggaacagAATATGctgcaaaaacacagacaaaaatgACAAGCATATTAACACAAACTTGCTGAAGTTACTGCTACCCTCTCTAGTTTTGACACACATCCTTATGCTTGGGTTGGG GATCTGTATTGGACGACGCCTTTCCACTCAGTGCTCTGTTATCTGA
- the smndc1 gene encoding survival of motor neuron-related-splicing factor 30, whose protein sequence is MSEELAKQLSNYKAQLQQVEAALSTDPDNEDLLKLQKDLQEVIELTKDLLTSQPVEGATSTKSSEAVAPTRSWRVGDHCLATWNQDGQVYEAEIEEIDTENGTAAVTFAGYGNAEVIPLHVLKPVEEGRSREEEGGKPKSKKEMLAEQREYKKKKAQKKVQRMKELEQEREDQKSKWQQFNNKAYSKNKKGQVKRSIFASPESVNGKVGVGTCGIADKPMTQYNDTSKYNVRHLMPQ, encoded by the exons atGTCTGAAGAGTTGGCAAAGCAGTTGAGCAATTATAAAGCTCAGCTCCAGCAGGTGGAAGCGGCGCTCTCTACAGATCCAGATAATGAAGATCTGCTTAAACTGCAGAAGGACCTCCAG GAGGTGATTGAGTTGACAAAAGACCTGTTGACATCACAGCCGGTGGAGGGTGCAACCAGCACCAAAAGCTCAGAGGCAGTCGCTCCCACTCGCAGCTGGAGGGTCGGAGACCATTGCTTGGCCACCTGGAACCAGGACGGACA GGTATATGAAGCAGAAATTGAAGAGATTGACACTGAGAACGGCACGGCAGCTGTCACCTTCGCTGGCTATGGTAATGCAGAGGTGATACCGCTTCATGTGCTCAAACCAGTGGAAGAAGGCAGGAGCAGAGAAGAGGAGGGGGGAAAGCCAAAATCCAA GAAAGAGATGCTGGCAGAGCAGAGGGAATATAAGAAGAAAAAGGCCCAGAAAAAGGTGCAGCGCATGAAGGAGCTGGAGCAGGAGAGAGAAGATCAGAAATCCAAATGGCAGCAGTTTAACAATAAAGCCTATTCCAAGAATAAAAAAGGACAG GTGAAGAGGAGTATATTTGCATCTCCGGAGAGTGTGAACGGAAAAGTTGGCGTTGGCACGTGTGGTATCGCAGATAAACCCATGACTCAGTACAATGACACTTCAAAATATAACGTCAGGCACCTTATGCCCCAGTGA
- the mgmt gene encoding methylated-DNA--protein-cysteine methyltransferase isoform X1: MKQEVRAALGSAHPWLHTETQRRGVVLARAHFEKQPPANLRKSNFFHFVLALYDSQGQSVEIEHTAFVGFVEKEKEPVSEKTNNGIHYKLQLLYNNGVRTQQDLYIRLIDSVTKQAIVFEGQDKNPEMCRVLLTHEIMCSRCCDKKSCGNKNETPSDPIIIDRFFLKFFLKCNQNCLKNAGNPRDTRRFQVLVSTTASVKAHILAISDNIFVHNNSKHGRRPRRFELIEAEIPCIKAISPSEGWTSGGASVIIIGDQFFDGLQVVFGTVMVWSEVITPHAIRVQTPPRHIPGVVEVTLSYKSKLFCRGPPGRFIYTALNEPTIDYGFQRLQKVIPHHPGDMERIPKEVLLKRAADLLEMFHGMPHNNQEMILKRASDIALHAIPRNPSNTNSHGMMGVNSFDAQLPLNTDISPDVERASLSVGFSRSSNSGFIAGSTSQQSEFSNTNTCMNTHTHSHSHCNVPRHTHSNTPPSMAGHTQTHTRPSVANFSVATQPFLDSPTSDTQHYIVKQKSAFAPVLKLQSSTAQASGVPVCTPCLD; this comes from the exons ATGAAGCAGGAGGTCAGGGCTGCTCTGGGGTCAGCTCATCCCTGGCTCCACACAGAGACTCAGAG AAGAGGTGTTGTTCTTGCCCGGGCGCACTTTGAGAAACAGCCGCCTGCCAACCTGCGCAAGTCAAACTTCTTTCACTTTGTGTTGGCTTTATATGATAGTCAGGGTCAGTCTGTGGAGATAGAGCACACTGCGTTTGTGGGCTTTGTTGAAAAGGAGAAG GAGCCAGtaagtgaaaaaacaaacaatggaATCCATTACAAACTCCAGTTACTGTACAACAATG GTGTCAGAACACAGCAAGATCTTTACATCCGTTTGATAGACTCTGTGACCAAACAG GCAATTGTGTTTGAAGGTCAGGATAAAAACCCTGAAATGTGTCGCGTTCTTCTCACTCATGAGATAATGTGCAG CCGATGTTGTGATAAGAAAAGTTGTGGAAACAAGAACGAAACACCATCAGATCCCATCATTATTGACCG GTTCTTCCTGAAgttttttctcaaatgtaatcAAAATTGCCTAAAAAATGCAGGGAACCCACGAGACACGCGTCGTTTCCAG GTGCTGGTCTCTACTACAGCATCTGTTAAGGCCCACATTCTAGCCATTTCAGATAATATATTTGTCCATAACAATTCAAAGCATGGCAGAAGACCAAGAAGATTTGAGCTGATTGAAG CTGAGATCCCCTGCATCAAGGCCATCAGTCCGAGTGAAGGTTGGACATCAGGTGGAGCCTCAGTGATCATTATTGGAGATCAGTTCTTTGATGGTCTACAGGTGGTTTTCGGAACAGTTATGGTCTGGAGTGAG GTGATTACACCACATGCGATTCGTGTGCAGACTCCACCTCGTCACATCCCTGGTGTTGTAGAAGTTACACTGTCCTACAAGTCCAAGCTGTTCTGCAGGGGACCTCCAGGACGCTTTATTTACACTG CTTTAAATGAGCCAACCATTGACTACGGGTTCCAGCGGCTGCAGAAGGTGATTCCTCATCATCCAGGCGATATGGAAAGAATACCAAAA GAAGTCTTACTGAAGAGAGCAGCTGATCTCTTAGAGATGTTTCATGGAATGCCTCACAACAACCAG GAGATGATTCTGAAGCGTGCGTCTGATATAGCACTCCACGCCATCCCACGAAACCCATCCAACACAAATTCACATGGAATGATGGGTGTAAACTCCTTTGATGCGCAGTTACCCTTGAACACAGACATTTCACCGGATGTAGAACGAG CATCTCTTTCAGTGGGTTTCAGTCGGAGTTCAAACAGTGGCTTCATTGCAGGCAGCACATCCCAGCAGTCTGAATTCAGCAATACTAATACAtgcatgaatacacacacacattcacactctcacTGCAACGTGCcaagacacacacactcaaacacacctCCGTCCATGGCTGggcacacgcaaacacacacacgcccTTCTGTGGCAAACTTCTCTGTGGCCACACAGCCATTCTTAGACAGTCCTACTTCGGATACACAACACTACATCG
- the mgmt gene encoding methylated-DNA--protein-cysteine methyltransferase isoform X2, with amino-acid sequence MKQEVRAALGSAHPWLHTETQRGVVLARAHFEKQPPANLRKSNFFHFVLALYDSQGQSVEIEHTAFVGFVEKEKEPVSEKTNNGIHYKLQLLYNNGVRTQQDLYIRLIDSVTKQAIVFEGQDKNPEMCRVLLTHEIMCSRCCDKKSCGNKNETPSDPIIIDRFFLKFFLKCNQNCLKNAGNPRDTRRFQVLVSTTASVKAHILAISDNIFVHNNSKHGRRPRRFELIEAEIPCIKAISPSEGWTSGGASVIIIGDQFFDGLQVVFGTVMVWSEVITPHAIRVQTPPRHIPGVVEVTLSYKSKLFCRGPPGRFIYTALNEPTIDYGFQRLQKVIPHHPGDMERIPKEVLLKRAADLLEMFHGMPHNNQEMILKRASDIALHAIPRNPSNTNSHGMMGVNSFDAQLPLNTDISPDVERASLSVGFSRSSNSGFIAGSTSQQSEFSNTNTCMNTHTHSHSHCNVPRHTHSNTPPSMAGHTQTHTRPSVANFSVATQPFLDSPTSDTQHYIVKQKSAFAPVLKLQSSTAQASGVPVCTPCLD; translated from the exons ATGAAGCAGGAGGTCAGGGCTGCTCTGGGGTCAGCTCATCCCTGGCTCCACACAGAGACTCAGAG AGGTGTTGTTCTTGCCCGGGCGCACTTTGAGAAACAGCCGCCTGCCAACCTGCGCAAGTCAAACTTCTTTCACTTTGTGTTGGCTTTATATGATAGTCAGGGTCAGTCTGTGGAGATAGAGCACACTGCGTTTGTGGGCTTTGTTGAAAAGGAGAAG GAGCCAGtaagtgaaaaaacaaacaatggaATCCATTACAAACTCCAGTTACTGTACAACAATG GTGTCAGAACACAGCAAGATCTTTACATCCGTTTGATAGACTCTGTGACCAAACAG GCAATTGTGTTTGAAGGTCAGGATAAAAACCCTGAAATGTGTCGCGTTCTTCTCACTCATGAGATAATGTGCAG CCGATGTTGTGATAAGAAAAGTTGTGGAAACAAGAACGAAACACCATCAGATCCCATCATTATTGACCG GTTCTTCCTGAAgttttttctcaaatgtaatcAAAATTGCCTAAAAAATGCAGGGAACCCACGAGACACGCGTCGTTTCCAG GTGCTGGTCTCTACTACAGCATCTGTTAAGGCCCACATTCTAGCCATTTCAGATAATATATTTGTCCATAACAATTCAAAGCATGGCAGAAGACCAAGAAGATTTGAGCTGATTGAAG CTGAGATCCCCTGCATCAAGGCCATCAGTCCGAGTGAAGGTTGGACATCAGGTGGAGCCTCAGTGATCATTATTGGAGATCAGTTCTTTGATGGTCTACAGGTGGTTTTCGGAACAGTTATGGTCTGGAGTGAG GTGATTACACCACATGCGATTCGTGTGCAGACTCCACCTCGTCACATCCCTGGTGTTGTAGAAGTTACACTGTCCTACAAGTCCAAGCTGTTCTGCAGGGGACCTCCAGGACGCTTTATTTACACTG CTTTAAATGAGCCAACCATTGACTACGGGTTCCAGCGGCTGCAGAAGGTGATTCCTCATCATCCAGGCGATATGGAAAGAATACCAAAA GAAGTCTTACTGAAGAGAGCAGCTGATCTCTTAGAGATGTTTCATGGAATGCCTCACAACAACCAG GAGATGATTCTGAAGCGTGCGTCTGATATAGCACTCCACGCCATCCCACGAAACCCATCCAACACAAATTCACATGGAATGATGGGTGTAAACTCCTTTGATGCGCAGTTACCCTTGAACACAGACATTTCACCGGATGTAGAACGAG CATCTCTTTCAGTGGGTTTCAGTCGGAGTTCAAACAGTGGCTTCATTGCAGGCAGCACATCCCAGCAGTCTGAATTCAGCAATACTAATACAtgcatgaatacacacacacattcacactctcacTGCAACGTGCcaagacacacacactcaaacacacctCCGTCCATGGCTGggcacacgcaaacacacacacgcccTTCTGTGGCAAACTTCTCTGTGGCCACACAGCCATTCTTAGACAGTCCTACTTCGGATACACAACACTACATCG